One genomic window of Lagenorhynchus albirostris chromosome 17, mLagAlb1.1, whole genome shotgun sequence includes the following:
- the CCN3 gene encoding CCN family member 3: MQSAQSLRLGPPNQCRCLAFLLLLHLLGQVLATPRCPSSCPAPCPKKPPTCAPGVRAVLDDCSCCLVCARQRGESCSVMLPCEESRGLFCDRRADPSAQTGICMAIEGDNCVFDGVIYQSGETFQPSCKYQCACQDGQVGCVPRCEEDLLLPQPDCPAPRKVKVPGECCEKWICDSNETGTLGDLQTLPAYRTEATLGVAVSDSGINCIEQTTEWSACSKSCGMGFSTRVTNRNPHCEMVKQTRLCMVRPCDQEHKQPADKKGKKCLRTTKSLKAIHLQFENCTSLYTYKPRFCGVCSDGRCCTPHNTKTIQVEFQCSPGQTLKKPVMVIGTCTCHNNCPHNNASFLQDLKPNTSRGEM; encoded by the exons ATGCAGAGTGCGCAGAGCCTGCGACTCGGTCCACCCAATCAGTGCCGCTGCCTGGCTTTCCTCCTGCTCCTCCATCTCCTGGGACAG GTCCTTGCGACTCCGCGCTGCCCCTCCTCGTGCCCGGCTCCGTGCCCCAAGAAGCCGCCGACCTGCGCCCCCGGGGTGAGAGCCGTGCTGGACGACTGCTCCTGCTGCCTGGTGTGCGCCCGCCAGCGCGGCGAGAGCTGCTCCGTGATGCTGCCCTGCGAGGAGAGCCGCGGTCTCTTCTGCGACCGCAGAGCGGACCCCAGCGCCCAAACTGGCATCTGCATGG CGATAGAAGGAGACAATTGTGTGTTCGATGGAGTCATCTACCAAAGTGGAGAGACCTTCCAGCCTAGCTGCAAATACCAGTGCGCCTGCCAAGATGGGCAGGTTGGTTGTGTGCCCCGCTGTGAAGAGGACCTGCTACTGCCCCAGCCTGACTGCCCAGCTCCGAGAAAAGTTAAAGTGCCTGGGGAGTGCTGTGAAAAGTGGATCTGTGACTCCAATGAGACGGGGACATTAGGGGACCTCCAAACCCTTCCAG CCTACAGGACCGAAGCCACTCTAGGAGTTGCAGTCTCCGACTCAGGTATCAACTGCATTGAGCAGACCACAGAGTGGAGTGCGTGTTCCAAGAGTTGTGGCATGGGTTTTTCCACCCGGGTCACCAACAGGAATCCACATTGCGAGATGGTGAAGCAGACCCGGCTCTGCATGGTGCGACCCTGTGACCAAGAGCACAAGCAGCCGGCAGATAAG aaAGGGAAAAAGTGTCTCCGCACTACCAAGTCACTCAAAGCCATCCACCTGCAGTTTGAGAACTGCACGAGCCTATACACCTACAAGCCCAGGTTCTGCGGTGTCTGCAGCGATGGCCGATGCTGTACTCCACACAACACCAAAACCATCCAGGTGGAGTTCCAGTGCTCCCCAGGCCAGACCCTCAAGAAACCAGTGATGGTCATCGGGACCTGCACCTGTCACAACAACTGTCCTCATAACAATGCGTCTTTCCTCCAAGACTTAAAGCCAAACACCAGCAGAGGAGAAATGTAA